The genomic DNA AGCTGGGGAGATCCCTCGGGGATCGCGCCTCCTCTTCGAGAGCTGGGATCGTCTTAGCCGCGAAGGCTTGCTGGAGCAGGTTGAATTGCTGGTGGGCCTGCTGAGGGCCGGTATCATTTTGGTCATCCTGGCCGATGGCCAGGAACTTACAGAAGAGGTGGTCTGCCAAGACCCCTTCGCCTTCTTCGGGAGCATGTTGAAAATGCAGTCCGGCAATGCGGAATCGAAGCGCAAGAGTCGCCACGGTTCCGCAGCATGGTTCGGCAAACGCGAGAAGCTGACAAAAGAGGGGAAGAAGCTCACGGCCCGCTGTCCTGCCTGGCTCCGGATGAGGCCTGACAGGACAGCGTTCGAGTTCATCGCGGAGCGGGTCGCCCTGATCCGCCGCATCGTTAACGAGAAGCTGGCCGGCAAGGGGGTGGTCTACATCGCAAACCAGTTCAACCGTGAGAAGATTCCGGCCTGGGGAATGGACGGGCGAGGGGGGGAGATGTGGCACAAGTCGTACATCCAGAAAGTGTGCGAGTCGTCGGCGCTGGTCGGCCGCTTCCAGTCCTACAAAAAGGTCGACGGGAAACGTGTCCCCGTGGGGGATCCGGTCGAGGGATATTTTCCTGCCGTTATCGACATGGACCAGTGGGCCAGGCTCCAAGGCGCTTTCCACCGCAAAAAGTTCCACCGGGGACGTGTGGGGGAAAACCTTTCCAACCTTTTCTCACATCTGACCAAGGATTGGGATACGGGTCTGCCAATGATCCGCCTATCCAAGGGGGATGGCCTCGCATACCTCCAGTGCGCCACTGGAGGCGCCGGCTGGCCTTACCACCATTTTGAAAAATGCGTGCTTTCCACCATTGGGCACATCGACATCGCTGCCATCTTCGCCAGTGGTTCGGACCTTCTTGTGGATGAGTTCCAGACCCGTGTCCTTGGTTTGAAGTCTCGGATCGAATCCCACAAGGCAGCCATCCAACGGCTATTGGAAGTAGCAGAAAGCAGTAAGACGCCCCCCAAGTCACTCGTTGAGCGGATCAGTGAAAAGGAACTGCAGCTCTCGGTTATGGAAACCGAACTTCAGCAGGCTGAGAGTAGTGCTCCCACGACCCCCGAAGCCATTCATTCTGGCTTGGCCACCATCCGGGAACTCATCGACAAGAGTGGAGACCGGGATTCCCGTTTTCAGATTCGGGAGGCCCTGCGCTCCTCGGTCAACGTCATTCGAGTGGACCCGGTGCTGCGGGACCCCATGGTCGGGCAACTGACTGTGAAACCGGGCGAGGAAGCATTCACCGGATTCTGGTCGTCCTTTATGGATGCCACCCAGGTCCACATGCAACCGGGATACAAAGTCACCTCGCGGTTTCGGCGCTTCGAGATTGAGTTCGCGAACGGGACGAAACGCCTAGTTTATGTCCCTGAGCATGGTGGCAATGCGGGTATTATTGAGGGTGGGCGCCAGATGGTGACCAAGTTCGCCGTGCCCGCCCCCTATGGCCCGCGTCCTGAGCAAAAGCGGAATGCCAAGGGCCAGTATGGAGCGGTGAAAAAGCCGAAGGCGAAGAAGCTGCGGCCCCATTCGATCTCACCCCTGGATTGGGATCTCGACCAGCTTGAGTTGGCCCCCGGGGATGCCCTGCGCTACGCAACTTTCAAAGATTGCTGGTGGCAGGAAAGGTTCGTCTTCGTTCCCCCTTCTGCCCCCGCCCCATCACGGTCCCTTCCGCTTGTTTCGAGGGGATTGTCCAAGTCGGCGGCTCGCCCCACCCTGACCCTCTGACCCTCCGATCCTCTTCCCGGGGACAGTAGGAGAGTCGTGGCTACTCGGCCTGGTATTTTCGTTTCTTTCGCCGTGGGGGGAGGTCCGGAATTTATGGCCGAAATCAATCGGGCCCGGAAATGCCTGTTACTTTCGTTTCTTTCGCTGAGGGGAAGGCACGGAATTGTGCTCAAAATGGATTGGAATCCAGAGCGCGAGTTTGCCAGCTATTTTCGTTTCTTTCGCTGAGGGGGCAGGGTCTCGATAAAAGCCAGAGCTTCAGTTCGGAGTATTTTCATGTGCCCCCGATTGTTGCGCACGGCGGTTAATTTACCTTCGTCTACCCATTGTCGCACCCGTGTGTTTGTAACCATAGCTACGAGTGCTATGTCTGCGGGGGTCAGGTAATCCCCTCTCCAAGGAAACGCGAGCACCCGATCTAGGAATTTCAAAGCTTCCTCCATAGTGCCCCCAGTAAGGCTGAAAGATCTGACCTGCTGGCCTTGGTAGTCGTGCACGGTGAATTGACCGGTTACGTCGTCCAAGGGGATCTGTGACTGGTCGGTGGCGGGCTTGAGCTTTTTTCCCATACCCAAAGGCTGGAGAAGTCCCAACGGGCTGCCAAGCCTCCTCCCCCCTTGCCAAGCCGCCTATTTGCCCCGTTTAGGCCGGTCTCGGGCTTGGGCAAGGTGTTTGTCGCCCTGGAACCCTATCGCCCGAATTTGGGCCGTTTCTGCCAAAAGTTGAGAAATGGGTGAACTATTTCCGCCCGACCCCTAGTATCCCCTATGACAATCGCCCCTTCCTCCCAAGCTTCTTCCCTGCCTGCCATAGCCAAGCGCACCGGCATACCCTTGGGGACACTCCAGGGGGCCGTCACCCGTGGGGAACTGCCCGACGAGCCGTCCCAAGAGCAGTTGGATGCCTGGTTACAGTCCCGGGTAGTCGACAACGCCCCCGTATCTCTGGACTGTGCCCCCGGTCAAAACTAGCCTCCCTGCCGCTCCTGCCCCGAGCTTTCCCCTCCTGTCCAAGTCACGCCTCGCCAGGCGTTACGGGGTGACCGTGTCCTGCGTGGAAAAATGGATGTCCGAAGGCAAGGTTCCCTTCTATCGCCTTTCTTCCCGAGTGGTGCGTTTCGATCCCCTGCAATGCGACATGCGCCTTTTGGCCCGATACATGCCCGGTCGAAGCGAGGTGTCCCGCAGGACGGTGAAGCTCCATGACCACCCCTACCAGATCCCGCTGGACCTGGGTGAACTTCCTCCACCCCCCGAGAAGAGGACCACGCTCATGACTCTTCCCCGGACGCGCCCGGTGTGGGCAAGATTGTTGGGGGTCGGTAAATAGTTGCCTTTCCCCGCTT from Candidatus Methylacidiphilales bacterium includes the following:
- a CDS encoding recombinase family protein, coding for MKTAPRAYHYVRFSTPEQAGGDSLRRQSALADQYCAEKGLTLDNSLRLRDLGVSAFRGSHRSKGALGAFLAKVRAGEIPRGSRLLFESWDRLSREGLLEQVELLVGLLRAGIILVILADGQELTEEVVCQDPFAFFGSMLKMQSGNAESKRKSRHGSAAWFGKREKLTKEGKKLTARCPAWLRMRPDRTAFEFIAERVALIRRIVNEKLAGKGVVYIANQFNREKIPAWGMDGRGGEMWHKSYIQKVCESSALVGRFQSYKKVDGKRVPVGDPVEGYFPAVIDMDQWARLQGAFHRKKFHRGRVGENLSNLFSHLTKDWDTGLPMIRLSKGDGLAYLQCATGGAGWPYHHFEKCVLSTIGHIDIAAIFASGSDLLVDEFQTRVLGLKSRIESHKAAIQRLLEVAESSKTPPKSLVERISEKELQLSVMETELQQAESSAPTTPEAIHSGLATIRELIDKSGDRDSRFQIREALRSSVNVIRVDPVLRDPMVGQLTVKPGEEAFTGFWSSFMDATQVHMQPGYKVTSRFRRFEIEFANGTKRLVYVPEHGGNAGIIEGGRQMVTKFAVPAPYGPRPEQKRNAKGQYGAVKKPKAKKLRPHSISPLDWDLDQLELAPGDALRYATFKDCWWQERFVFVPPSAPAPSRSLPLVSRGLSKSAARPTLTL